gctgaaagacaagaagttcagtttggtggaactcatccatcacttcttcactgaaaccaaagaagcaggaatctgcaggtttgaagactttaaggtggtcttcatctttgacggtctggacgagtgtcgacttcctctggacttccacaacactgagatcctgactgacgtcacagcgtccacctcagtggacgcgctgctgacaaacctcatcagggggaaactgcttccctctgctcgcctctggataaccacacgacctgcagcagccaatcagatccctcctgactgtgtggatatggtgacagaggtcagagggttcacggacccacagaaggaggactacttcaggaagaggttcagagatgaggagcaggccagcaggatcatctcccacatccagacatcacgaagcctccacatcatgtgccacatcccagtcttctgctggatcactgcaacagttctggagaacatgctgaaaaccagagatggaggagaactgcccaagaccctgactgagatgtacatccacttcctggtggttcagtccaaagtgaaggtggtcaaatatgatggaggagctgagacagatccacactggagtccagagaacaggaagatgatCGAGTCTCTagggaaactggcttttgagcagctgcagaaaggaaacctgatcttctatgaatcagacctgacagagtgtggcatcgatatcacagcagcttcagtttactcaggagttttcactcagatctttaaagaggagcgaggcctgtaccaggacaaggtcttctgctttgtccatctgagtgttcaggagtttctggctgctcttcatgttcatctgactTTCATCACCTCAGGAGTGAACCTGGTGTCAGAAGGAACATCAAGTTCCTGGAGGTCCACACTCTTTAAAGACAAACCCAGACTAAGAtatctgcaccagagtgctgtggacaaggccttactgagtccaaatggacacctggacctGTTCCTCCGCTTCCTTCTGGGTCTTTCATTGGAGATCAATCAGAAGCTCCTGCGTGGCCTGCTGATGCAAACAGAAAGTAGCTCATGGACCAACATGGAGACAGTCGAGTACATAAAAGATAAGATCAGTAAGAACCAGTCcgcagagagaagcatcaacctgtttcactgtctgaatgaactcAATGATTGTTCTCTGGTGGAGGAGATCCAACATTACCTGACATCAGGACGTCTGTCCACCGACCGAGTGTCTCCAGCTCAGCTCTCAGCcctggtcttcatcttactgtcgTTAGAAAAAGACATGGATGTCTTTGACCTCAGGAAgtactctgcttcagaggaggcgCTGCTGAGGCTGCTTCCTGTCACCAAAACCTCCAAGACAGTTCTGTACGTCCATGATCTCAACATCAAGACACCAGTGTcttcagcagctacaacaataACATGATGTGTCTTCTCTTCAGGTTGAGTGGCTGTAACCTCTcggagagaagctgtgaagctctgtcttCGGTCCTCAGCTCCCAGCCCTCCAGTCTCAGAGACCTGGACCTAAGcaacaatgacctgcaggacTTTGGCCTGAAGCTGCTCTGTGACGGACTGAAGAGTCCACACTGTAAACTCAAGACTCTCAGGTCAGGACATGTCAGGTTTCACTGCAGTCCAGTCAGAGTTCATGTCCAAGCTGAGTAACATACTGatggtgttgtgtgtctgtagaCTGTCAGGTTGTCTCCTCACTGCGGACGGATGTGTATCTCTGCACTCGGCTCTGACCTCCAACCCCACTCACCTGaaagaactggacctgagctacaacCATATAGGTGACGTAGGAGAGGAGCTGCTGTCTGCCGCACAGAAAGACCCACgctggagactggacactctcaggtaCTGGActcggatggatggatggatggatggatggatggatagatagatagatagatagataccaaATTAAATTCAAGTAGTAGTCACATACTGACTCAGGTACTGGACTCAGTGAGGACTAATGTGTGTCATGTTGCTGTACTGACTCCGCCCCTGTCCTCCTCAGCTTGGAGCCTGGTGGTGTCCGCTGGCTGACTCCAGgtctcaggaagtgtaagtatcTTCTCTgatcagtgatgatgtcactgtctATCAGTGGTCACATGACCAATGGATAACTCCATCTTTGTCTGCGTCAGATTCCCGTGCGATCTCGCTGGACAGGAACACGGTTTACCCAAAGATCAAACTGTCTGATGGTGACAGAACGGCGTCGCGTGTGGAGGAGGGGCAGTCGTACCCGGATCACCCGGACAGGTTCGACCACTGGCCTCAGATGATGTGCAGAGACGATCTGATTGGCCGGtgttactgggaggtggagTGGCGGGGAAAGGTCTACGTGTCCGTGAGTTACAGGGGGGTCAAGCGGCGAGGGGACAGCGACGACTGCGAGTTTGGCTGGAACGAGCGGTCATGGAGCCTGCGGTGCTCTGAGGGTCACTACTACGCCTACCACAACAACACTCACACGGCCATCGCCTCGTCCCGTGTCTCGCACAGGGTGGCGGTGTACGTGGACTGTCCACAGGGGACGCTGTCCTTTTACCAAGTGTCTCCCGACGAGCTTGTCCACCTGCACACTTTCAGAACCACCTTCACCGAGCCGCTGGTCCCGGGGTTTGCAGTGTGGTGGTCGGGTTCCTCGGTGTCACTGTGTCCACTGtagcagagacaaaaacaggcCCCGCCTCCTTCAGATGACGTAGAGAAAGACGGACGGGACAGAGGGGGCGGGGTTTAAACATCTACATGTTAGGGTGGTTTTTATtacagctttgtttttattcatttgtgtttgtcattttttacagtgtttaatTCCTGTAGTGACACACAGTCACCTACGGGaagcatgcacacgcacacacacacacacacacacaattatttatcattttcaaccagaaacatttcaaattcaggggcttttattttgaaaagacttgaTTGCATAGACCTGAGCAGGAAGTGGGGACAGAAAATCaactgtttccatggaaacgtGCTGTTTCTCTTTGGTTTAAcattcacaaaataataaactttCACTAAACAGTCTTCTTatttttgacctttgaccttgtgtAACCATGGTGACATCATCAGTTCCCACAGCCGATCTCCTCCTTGTAGCGTGTCGTTAGCGTGTTAGCTTTCCGCGTCAGTTTGGACAGAACCGCGTGGAGTCCCTGCAAGTGGACGTGAAACTGCTTCTCCAGGTCTTCGTCCTCCGCGGCCCCCGCCACGCCCACACTGTCCTTGCCCCGCCCCTCACCCGGCACCACGCCCCACTCTATGTCATTGCGGATGGACTTCAGCAGAACATACGAACTGTACATGTCCTGGTCCAAGTACGCTGCGGCAGCGCTAGCGGTCCTCACCACACTGACGTCGACACGGTGGTCCAACGGGACGTCGCGCAGCAGACTGGGAACCATCACCGTCTGGTCCATGTTGTTGACGGCGCCGATGAAGCGGTTCATGGTGTTGAGGAGCGAGTTCTTCTGCTCATACGAGTCCAGGATCTGCATCGCGGCTGAGCTAAACTAACCTTGGCTCAAACTTAGGAGGATTATGACGCTGGGACAAGGTCTTAACCGGGTCCTGATCCCAGTCTGGGGCAGACAACTCACCAGGTGTGTCCACGCTGAGGACAACAGTGTCCCTGCTGAGACCACAGATCTGGAACAAGAGCACAGTTAGCTGTTAGCATGACTGATTCTGTTTGCAACACAGCACTAATCCTCTTTAGAGGATTATGATCCTGGGACAGGGTCTTAACCAGGTCCTGATCCCATTCTGGAGCAAATGACTCACCAGGTGTGTCCACACCGAGGACAACAGAGTCCCTGCACCAACTGTATGACCACAGAGCTGGAACATGAGCACAGTTAGCTGTTAGCGACACAGTGCTAAcgctcttacacacacatacgcacacacacacacaggcgtcaGTTTCCGTTAATTCGTCTGAAGCTGCCGACATCGTTCCATTATCGGACAGAACGACTTAAACCTGCATAAAAACGaccttgtttgttttaaataaataaatcagcaaaCACGAgctttgttcatttgtgttttgtggataaaaaagcttgaacacaaacaacagcttttatttacataaacaaaCGAGTTCACTTACGGTGTCCGTTTATGGAAGCAGCCGTGGAGGATTTATGCCGCTCGCAGCAGCGGGTGTGCGGCTAAAACCCGGAGTCTCTGCCCGGTCCCTCACGGTTCTCCCCGCGGTCCCTCACGGTTCTCCCCGCGGTCCCTCACGGTTCTCGGAGGCCGCGATAAGCTCACCTCTAGTCCGCTGTGCAGCTTCGTTTCCCCGCCGTTAGACACGGAAACGCTCGCGCCGGGAGACGATGACGTTTGTGTCCGCGGCGACTACCAGATGGGGCGGGGCCAAACCTCCACACAGCCAATCATAGCCACAGAGGGTCTGTGACGTCTTTGGTAACATTGTATGAGgttttactgtatgtttgtgttttaaaatgttttataaataaagtttgatttaaaataaaaccacgCCTTCATctcactttgttttattctctcagctgttgccatggtaacacatcaaaaacaacaggaaataacaacaataaacattAGAATCCACAGGAAGTGGTCTGGAttagcgccccctggtgaagaTGTCAGGTTtctgcaggagagaaaaaaaagacctgagtgacgacgatgacgatgaAACAACAAGAAGACGAAGATTTTTACCTTTTACACCATTTCATACGTGTGGGCGGTGACAAGACGAGACAGACAGCACGCCAGGGACACGCCCACAACctgtgacacacaacacacacgtcaGGGACACGCCCACAACCTGTgacacgcaacacacacacgtcactcACACGTCACAcatggtcatgtgatcacaggTAAAGCACGAGTCACATGACTCTCACCTGAGAGAAGGCGACACCAAAGGTGACTCCAGCGATGATTCCCAGGTTACTCTCGATGAAGGACGTCACCAGCTCATAACAGCCCTGAACacaccattcatccattcatttattcatccattcctttgttcattcattcatcattcattcattcatttattcattcatccatttattcattcatccattcatttattcattcatccatccattcattcatttttcattcatccatccattcattcgtccattcatttttcattcattcattcatccatccatccactcatttattcatccattcattcatttattcatccattcaattattcatccattcatttattcatccattcattaattcatccatccattcattcatttattcatccattcatttattcagtttcAGTGAACTTTGTCTGAGAATCACAACTTTCACGCTCATGTgatcatcgtgtgtgtgtgtgtgtgtgtgtgtgtgtgtgtgtgtacctgtgtgtagaccttgtgcgcacacacactgatgtcccTCAGGTCTTGTCCTCTGCAGTCAGACAGAGACACGCAGCAGCTCGGTGGAATCCCTGCAGTGTGGAAATACACACTGTCCACCCAGGAAGTGTAGTTATACACACCACAGCAgtgcagctacacacacacacacacacacacacacacagtgataagTCATGTGATCAATCATGTGATCATCTGCATACACAGtaacgagagagagacactgactCTGCGCTGAAGTCCGtccacagacagactgacgTCATCTCGTCCATCATAGTTCATAACTGCTGCTGAGTATGTGCTGAGGAAGGTGGATttgatctacacacacacacacagagacacacacagagagacacacacagacacacacagagacacacacagacacacacacacacacacagacacacacagacacacacacacacagacacacacacacagagacacacacagacacacacacacacacacacagacacacacacacacacacacacacacacacagacacacacacagacacacacacagagacacacacacacagacacacacacagacacacacacacagagacacacacacacacacacagacacacacacagacacacagagacacacacagacacacacacacacacacacacacagagacacacacacacacacacacacacacagacacacacagacacacacacagacacacagagacacacacacacacacacacacacacacacacacacagagacacacacacacacacacagacacacagagacacacacagacacacacacacacacacacacacacagagacacacacacacacacacacacacagagacacacacacacagacacacacacacagagacacagagacacacacacacacacacacagacacacagacaaacacacacacacacacagagacacacacacacacacacacacacacacacacacacacacacacacattagtagtgtgtgtgtgtgtgtgtgtgtttgtcgtgCGTGTTGTCGTACAAACCTCGTGACGAAAGATGAATCCTGAGATTCCAGCGATGAGTTCCATCATGAAGACGAGACACAGAGCCACCGCGTACtgaggtcacaggtcagagttcagaggtcagaggtcatcatTAAGTATTAAAGGAGATAAAAAAGCTTCACACACCAGCCTGAGCATCCaggagcgccccctgcaggtggCAAAGCAGCCGAACAGGCCGAACAGCACCACAGCAGCACCGGTGCCCGTCAGCACGTACGGAGCGTTAGAGGGGGCGCTAGAGAGCAGCAGCATGTACGGAGACAACATGAACCTCCACCACAGACCTGCAGCCAGCAGCACCACACCTGTCAcctgagggggaggagccacAGTCAGCCATCACagctcactctgtgtgtgtgtgag
This genomic interval from Solea solea chromosome 2, fSolSol10.1, whole genome shotgun sequence contains the following:
- the LOC131448876 gene encoding NLR family CARD domain-containing protein 3-like, with the translated sequence MSQCEEPGPGPGPGPGPGPGPGLSCVSLSSDHSMADFINFTHKRCMQRPKSSRPESEPEPSCVSLTSHQSMSEPVGFKDGVHGSGLRVERQRHTHLSAVFMLLQQNLSTFVTRELKNIQKVLSPDYPECSGSQEEEQEEEEEPQRRSSRDAFLKIVLNFLRWMKEEELAERLKSKSPAMCQPTLKSNLKRTYQCVFEGVAKAGSPTPLNQIYTELYITEGVAGEVNEEHEVRQIEMSTRKRERAESTVRLEDIFKGSPERGGTIRRVMTKGVAGIGKTVLTQKFTLDWAEDKSNQDVHFTFPFTFRELNVLKDKKFSLVELIHHFFTETKEAGICRFEDFKVVFIFDGLDECRLPLDFHNTEILTDVTASTSVDALLTNLIRGKLLPSARLWITTRPAAANQIPPDCVDMVTEVRGFTDPQKEDYFRKRFRDEEQASRIISHIQTSRSLHIMCHIPVFCWITATVLENMLKTRDGGELPKTLTEMYIHFLVVQSKVKVVKYDGGAETDPHWSPENRKMIESLGKLAFEQLQKGNLIFYESDLTECGIDITAASVYSGVFTQIFKEERGLYQDKVFCFVHLSVQEFLAALHVHLTFITSGVNLVSEGTSSSWRSTLFKDKPRLRYLHQSAVDKALLSPNGHLDLFLRFLLGLSLEINQKLLRGLLMQTESSSWTNMETVEYIKDKISKNQSAERSINLFHCLNELNDCSLVEEIQHYLTSGRLSTDRVSPAQLSALVFILLSLEKDMDVFDLRKYSASEEALLRLLPVTKTSKTVLLSGCNLSERSCEALSSVLSSQPSSLRDLDLSNNDLQDFGLKLLCDGLKSPHCKLKTLRLSGCLLTADGCVSLHSALTSNPTHLKELDLSYNHIGDVGEELLSAAQKDPRWRLDTLSLEPGGVRWLTPGLRKYSRAISLDRNTVYPKIKLSDGDRTASRVEEGQSYPDHPDRFDHWPQMMCRDDLIGRCYWEVEWRGKVYVSVSYRGVKRRGDSDDCEFGWNERSWSLRCSEGHYYAYHNNTHTAIASSRVSHRVAVYVDCPQGTLSFYQVSPDELVHLHTFRTTFTEPLVPGFAVWWSGSSVSLCPL
- the LOC131448900 gene encoding mid1-interacting protein 1-B-like, coding for MQILDSYEQKNSLLNTMNRFIGAVNNMDQTVMVPSLLRDVPLDHRVDVSVVRTASAAAAYLDQDMYSSYVLLKSIRNDIEWGVVPGEGRGKDSVGVAGAAEDEDLEKQFHVHLQGLHAVLSKLTRKANTLTTRYKEEIGCGN
- the LOC131448885 gene encoding tetraspanin-7-like isoform X2, whose product is MAHRRMETKPVMLCVKTLLLFYSFVFWVTGVVLLAAGLWWRFMLSPYMLLLSSAPSNAPYVLTGTGAAVVLFGLFGCFATCRGRSWMLRLYAVALCLVFMMELIAGISGFIFRHEIKSTFLSTYSAAVMNYDGRDDVSLSVDGLQRRLHCCGVYNYTSWVDSVYFHTAGIPPSCCVSLSDCRGQDLRDISVCAHKVYTQGCYELVTSFIESNLGIIAGVTFGVAFSQVVGVSLACCLSRLVTAHTYEMV
- the LOC131448885 gene encoding tetraspanin-7-like isoform X1, translated to MAHRRMETKPVMLCVKTLLLFYSFVFWVTGVVLLAAGLWWRFMLSPYMLLLSSAPSNAPYVLTGTGAAVVLFGLFGCFATCRGRSWMLRLYAVALCLVFMMELIAGISGFIFRHEIKSTFLSTYSAAVMNYDGRDDVSLSVDGLQRRLHCCGVYNYTSWVDSVYFHTAGIPPSCCVSLSDCRGQDLRDISVCAHKVYTQGCYELVTSFIESNLGIIAGVTFGVAFSQVVGVSLTCVLCVTGCGRVPGVLSVSSCHRPHV